A window of the Vibrio ostreae genome harbors these coding sequences:
- the rlmB gene encoding 23S rRNA (guanosine(2251)-2'-O)-methyltransferase RlmB, with protein MSNELIYGIHAVRAVLERDPARFVEAYVLKGRQDDRLLPVLNELARIGVSIQEMNRKVLDDKANGANHQGVIAKVKPSKPLNENDLDAILAQHEQPLLLVLDGVTDPHNLGACLRNADAAGVAAVIVPKDKSAPMTATVSKVACGAAETVPLVRVTNLARTMRALQEQGVWFVGTAGEATHDIYHSKLTGPLAIVMGAEGDGMRRLTRETCDDLIKIPMAGTVSSLNVSVATGICLFEAVRQRSLS; from the coding sequence ATGAGTAACGAACTGATCTACGGCATTCACGCAGTGCGTGCCGTCCTGGAACGCGACCCGGCACGTTTTGTTGAAGCGTACGTCCTGAAAGGTCGTCAGGATGATCGCCTGCTGCCGGTACTGAACGAGCTGGCTCGTATCGGTGTATCGATTCAGGAAATGAACCGCAAAGTTCTGGATGACAAAGCGAACGGAGCCAATCACCAGGGCGTGATTGCCAAAGTCAAACCGAGCAAGCCGCTGAATGAAAATGACCTGGACGCGATCCTGGCTCAACATGAGCAGCCATTGCTGCTGGTACTGGATGGCGTCACCGATCCGCACAACCTGGGGGCGTGTCTGCGTAATGCCGATGCCGCAGGTGTGGCAGCGGTGATTGTGCCGAAAGATAAATCAGCACCGATGACAGCAACGGTCAGCAAAGTGGCGTGCGGTGCGGCGGAAACCGTGCCTCTGGTGCGGGTAACCAACCTGGCGCGTACCATGCGTGCACTGCAGGAGCAGGGCGTTTGGTTTGTCGGTACGGCTGGCGAAGCGACCCACGATATCTACCACAGCAAACTGACCGGGCCGCTGGCTATCGTGATGGGTGCGGAAGGGGATGGTATGCGTCGACTGACCCGAGAAACTTGTGATGACCTGATCAAGATCCCGATGGCCGGCACAGTTTCCAGCCTTAACGTGTCTGTGGCAACCGGTATCTGCCTGTTTGAGGCAGTGCGTCAGCGTTCGCTGAGCTAA
- the rpsJ gene encoding 30S ribosomal protein S10 — MQNQRIRIRLKAFDYKLIDASTAEIVETAKRTGAQVRGPIPLPTRKERFTVLISPHVNKDARDQYEIRTHKRLIDIVEPTDKTVDALMRLDLAAGVDVQISLG, encoded by the coding sequence ATGCAGAACCAACGTATCCGTATCCGCCTAAAAGCTTTCGATTACAAACTGATCGATGCTTCTACCGCGGAAATCGTTGAAACAGCTAAGCGCACTGGCGCACAGGTTCGTGGTCCAATCCCACTGCCAACTCGTAAAGAGCGTTTCACAGTTCTTATCTCTCCACACGTTAACAAAGATGCTCGTGATCAGTACGAAATTCGTACTCACAAACGTCTGATCGACATCGTTGAGCCAACAGACAAAACTGTTGATGCTCTGATGCGTCTAGACCTTGCTGCGGGCGTTGACGTACAAATTAGCCTAGGTTAA
- the rplC gene encoding 50S ribosomal protein L3, with protein sequence MIGLIGRKVGMTRVFTEEGVSIPVTVVEVEANRISQVKTLESDGYAAIQVTAGAKKANRVNKAEAGHFAKAGVEAGRGLWEFRLENGEEFEVGAELTVELFNETKKVDVTGTSKGKGFQGAVKRWNFRTQDMTHGNSLSHRAPGSIGQCQTPGRVFKGKKMAGHMGAERVTTQNLEIVRVDAERNLLLIKGAVPGATGGNVIVKPAVKA encoded by the coding sequence ATGATTGGTCTAATCGGTCGTAAAGTGGGCATGACCCGCGTATTTACTGAAGAAGGCGTTTCTATCCCAGTAACAGTTGTTGAGGTTGAAGCTAACCGTATTTCTCAAGTTAAAACTCTTGAGTCTGACGGCTACGCAGCAATCCAGGTAACTGCTGGTGCTAAGAAAGCAAACCGCGTAAACAAAGCTGAAGCAGGTCACTTTGCTAAAGCTGGCGTTGAAGCTGGTCGCGGTCTTTGGGAATTCCGTTTGGAAAACGGTGAAGAGTTTGAAGTTGGTGCTGAACTGACTGTTGAACTGTTCAACGAAACTAAGAAAGTAGACGTTACTGGTACATCTAAGGGTAAAGGTTTCCAAGGCGCTGTTAAGCGTTGGAACTTCCGCACTCAAGATATGACTCACGGTAACTCATTGTCTCACCGCGCACCTGGCTCTATCGGTCAATGTCAGACTCCAGGCCGCGTGTTTAAAGGCAAGAAAATGGCAGGTCACATGGGTGCTGAGCGTGTAACGACTCAAAACCTAGAGATCGTACGAGTTGACGCTGAGCGCAATCTGCTTCTTATTAAAGGTGCAGTCCCAGGCGCAACTGGCGGCAACGTGATCGTAAAACCAGCTGTTAAAGCATAA
- the rplD gene encoding 50S ribosomal protein L4, which produces MELMVKGANALTVSETTFGREFNEALVHQVVVAYAAGARQGTRAQKTRSEVSGGGAKPWRQKGTGRARAGTIRSPIWRTGGVTFAAKPQDHSQKVNKKMYRGAMKAILSELVRQERLIVVDNFSVEAPKTKELVAKLNELELNDVLIVTGEVDENLFLAARNLYKVDVRDASGIDPVSLIAFDKVLMTATAVKQVEEMLA; this is translated from the coding sequence ATGGAATTGATGGTTAAAGGTGCTAACGCACTAACTGTTTCCGAAACTACTTTCGGACGTGAGTTCAACGAAGCTCTTGTACACCAAGTAGTTGTTGCATACGCAGCAGGTGCTCGTCAAGGTACTCGTGCTCAAAAGACACGTTCAGAAGTTTCTGGCGGTGGCGCTAAGCCATGGCGTCAAAAAGGTACTGGCCGTGCGCGTGCTGGTACAATTCGTAGCCCAATCTGGCGTACAGGTGGTGTTACTTTTGCTGCGAAACCACAAGATCACAGCCAAAAAGTAAACAAGAAAATGTACCGCGGTGCTATGAAAGCAATTCTTTCTGAGCTAGTTCGTCAAGAGCGTCTAATCGTTGTTGATAACTTCTCAGTAGAAGCACCAAAAACTAAAGAGCTAGTAGCTAAGCTTAACGAACTTGAGCTTAACGATGTACTTATCGTTACTGGCGAAGTAGACGAGAATCTGTTCTTAGCTGCTCGTAACCTGTACAAAGTTGACGTGCGCGACGCTTCTGGTATCGACCCAGTAAGCCTGATCGCATTTGACAAGGTTCTTATGACTGCTACTGCAGTTAAGCAAGTAGAGGAGATGCTGGCATGA
- the rplW gene encoding 50S ribosomal protein L23, producing the protein MIREERLLKVLRAPHISEKATMAAEKANTIVFKVAKDATKKEIKAAVEKLFEVEVKSVNTLILKGKTKRQGLRQGRRSDVKKAYVTLKEGQDLDFVGGAE; encoded by the coding sequence ATGATTCGTGAAGAGCGTCTACTAAAAGTTCTACGTGCTCCACACATCTCTGAAAAAGCAACTATGGCTGCAGAGAAAGCGAACACTATCGTTTTCAAAGTAGCAAAAGATGCAACTAAGAAAGAGATCAAAGCAGCTGTAGAAAAGCTATTTGAAGTTGAAGTTAAGTCTGTAAATACCCTTATTCTTAAGGGTAAGACCAAGCGTCAAGGTCTACGCCAAGGCCGTCGTTCAGACGTGAAGAAAGCGTACGTAACTTTGAAAGAAGGTCAAGATCTTGACTTTGTTGGCGGCGCGGAATAA
- the rplB gene encoding 50S ribosomal protein L2 → MAIVKCKPTSAGRRHVVKVVNTDLHKGKPYAPLLEKNSKNGGRNNNGRITVRHIGGGHKQHYRVIDFKRTKDGIPAKVERLEYDPNRSANIALVLYKDGERRYIIAPKGLQAGDVIQSGVDAPIKAGNTLPMRNIPVGSTVHNVELTPGKGAQLARSAGAYAQIVARDGSYVTIRLRSGEMRKVLSEGRATIGEVGNSEHMLRELGKAGASRWRGVRPTVRGVVMNPVDHPHGGGEGRTSGGRHPVSPWGMPTKGFKTRKNKRTDKYIVRRRNK, encoded by the coding sequence ATGGCTATTGTTAAATGTAAGCCGACTTCGGCTGGTCGTCGTCACGTAGTTAAAGTTGTTAACACTGACCTGCACAAGGGTAAGCCTTACGCACCACTTTTAGAGAAAAACTCTAAAAATGGCGGTCGTAACAACAACGGTCGTATCACTGTACGTCACATCGGTGGTGGTCACAAACAACACTACCGTGTAATCGACTTTAAACGTACTAAAGATGGCATCCCAGCGAAAGTTGAGCGCCTAGAATACGATCCAAACCGTAGCGCGAATATCGCTCTGGTTCTGTACAAAGACGGTGAGCGTCGTTACATCATTGCACCTAAAGGTCTGCAAGCTGGTGATGTTATCCAATCTGGTGTTGATGCACCGATTAAAGCGGGTAACACTCTGCCAATGCGCAACATCCCTGTAGGTTCAACCGTTCACAACGTAGAGCTGACTCCTGGTAAAGGTGCACAGCTAGCTCGTTCTGCGGGTGCATATGCACAAATCGTTGCTCGCGACGGTTCATATGTAACTATCCGTCTACGTTCTGGCGAAATGCGTAAAGTATTGTCTGAAGGCCGTGCAACAATCGGTGAAGTAGGCAACTCTGAGCACATGCTACGTGAACTGGGTAAAGCTGGTGCTAGCCGCTGGCGCGGTGTTCGTCCAACCGTTCGCGGTGTGGTAATGAACCCGGTTGACCACCCACACGGTGGTGGTGAAGGCCGTACTTCTGGTGGTCGTCACCCAGTATCTCCTTGGGGTATGCCTACTAAAGGCTTTAAGACCCGTAAGAACAAACGCACTGACAAGTACATCGTACGTCGTCGCAATAAGTAA
- the rpsS gene encoding 30S ribosomal protein S19 produces MPRSLKKGPFIDLHLLKKVEKAVESGDKKPIKTWSRRSMIIPTMIGLTIAVHNGRQHVPVFVTDEMIGHKLGEFAPTRTYRGHAADKKAKKR; encoded by the coding sequence ATGCCACGTTCTCTCAAGAAGGGTCCATTTATTGACCTACACTTGCTGAAGAAGGTAGAGAAAGCGGTGGAAAGCGGAGACAAAAAGCCTATTAAGACTTGGTCCCGTCGTTCAATGATCATTCCTACAATGATCGGTTTGACCATCGCTGTCCATAATGGTCGTCAACACGTTCCAGTTTTCGTAACTGACGAGATGATCGGTCACAAGCTGGGTGAATTTGCACCAACTCGCACTTACCGCGGCCACGCTGCGGATAAGAAAGCTAAGAAGCGCTAA
- the rplV gene encoding 50S ribosomal protein L22: protein MEALAKHNFARISPQKARLVADQIRGKKVDQALEVLTFSNKKAAVLVKKVLESAIANAEHNEGADIDDLRVAKIFVDEGPVMKRIMPRAKGRADRILKRSSHITVVVADR from the coding sequence ATGGAAGCATTAGCTAAACATAACTTTGCTCGCATTTCTCCTCAGAAAGCTCGCTTAGTTGCAGATCAAATTCGTGGTAAGAAAGTTGACCAAGCACTAGAAGTTCTGACTTTCAGCAACAAAAAAGCTGCTGTACTAGTTAAGAAAGTTCTAGAGTCAGCTATCGCGAACGCGGAGCACAACGAAGGTGCAGATATTGACGACCTACGTGTCGCTAAAATCTTCGTAGATGAGGGCCCAGTCATGAAGCGTATTATGCCTCGTGCTAAAGGCCGTGCGGATCGTATCTTGAAGCGTTCAAGCCACATCACTGTGGTTGTCGCAGATCGCTAA
- the rpsC gene encoding 30S ribosomal protein S3, whose translation MGQKVHPNGIRLGIVKPWNATWFANTKDFADNLDGDFKVRQFLTKELSKASLSRIVIERPAKSIRVTIHTARPGVVIGKKGEDVEKLRAAVAKIAGVPAQINIAEVRKPELDGQLVADSIASQLERRVMFRRAMKRAVQNAMRLGAKGIKVEVSGRLGGAEIARSEWYREGRVPLHTLRADIDYATSSAHTTYGVIGVKVWIFKGEILGGMPAANAVEPKADKPNKKPRKGRK comes from the coding sequence ATGGGTCAAAAAGTACATCCAAATGGTATTCGTCTAGGCATCGTTAAGCCTTGGAATGCTACATGGTTTGCTAACACCAAAGATTTCGCTGACAACCTAGACGGCGACTTCAAGGTACGTCAGTTCCTGACTAAAGAACTGTCAAAAGCGTCTCTATCACGCATCGTTATCGAGCGTCCTGCGAAGAGCATCCGTGTGACTATTCACACTGCTCGTCCAGGTGTTGTTATCGGTAAGAAAGGTGAAGACGTTGAGAAGCTACGCGCAGCAGTAGCGAAAATCGCAGGTGTACCAGCGCAAATCAACATCGCTGAAGTACGTAAGCCTGAGCTAGACGGCCAACTAGTGGCTGATAGCATCGCGTCTCAACTAGAGCGTCGTGTTATGTTCCGTCGTGCTATGAAGCGCGCGGTACAGAATGCTATGCGTCTAGGCGCTAAAGGTATCAAAGTGGAAGTAAGCGGTCGTCTAGGCGGCGCTGAAATCGCACGTTCAGAGTGGTACCGTGAAGGCCGTGTGCCTCTACACACTCTACGTGCTGACATTGATTACGCAACTTCTTCGGCTCACACCACTTACGGTGTAATCGGCGTTAAAGTTTGGATCTTCAAAGGTGAGATTCTAGGCGGAATGCCAGCTGCTAACGCAGTAGAGCCTAAGGCTGACAAGCCTAACAAGAAGCCGCGTAAAGGCCGTAAGTAA
- the rplP gene encoding 50S ribosomal protein L16 — protein sequence MLQPKRTKFRKVHTGRNRGLAKGTEVSFGSFGLKAVGRGRLTARQIEAARRAMTRHIKRQGKIWIRVFPDKPITEKPLEVRQGKGKGNVEYWVAQIQPGKVMYEVDGVPEELAREAFRLAARKLPFKTTFVTKQVM from the coding sequence ATGCTACAACCTAAACGTACTAAGTTCCGTAAGGTTCATACAGGTCGTAACCGTGGTCTGGCTAAAGGTACTGAAGTAAGCTTCGGTTCTTTTGGTTTGAAAGCTGTAGGCCGTGGTCGTCTAACTGCTCGTCAAATCGAAGCGGCACGTCGTGCTATGACGCGTCACATTAAGCGTCAAGGTAAAATCTGGATCCGTGTGTTCCCAGACAAACCAATCACAGAAAAACCACTAGAAGTTCGTCAAGGTAAGGGTAAAGGTAACGTTGAGTACTGGGTAGCCCAAATCCAACCTGGTAAGGTTATGTACGAAGTTGATGGTGTACCTGAAGAACTGGCTCGTGAAGCGTTCCGTCTTGCGGCGCGTAAACTGCCATTCAAGACTACATTTGTAACTAAACAGGTGATGTGA
- the rpmC gene encoding 50S ribosomal protein L29: MKAQDLREKSVEELNAELMNLLKEQFNLRMQAATGQLQQTHTLKAVRRDIARVKTVLTEKAGA; this comes from the coding sequence ATGAAAGCACAAGATCTACGCGAAAAAAGCGTTGAAGAGCTGAATGCAGAGCTGATGAATCTGCTTAAAGAGCAGTTCAACTTGCGCATGCAAGCTGCAACTGGTCAACTACAGCAAACTCATACTCTGAAAGCTGTACGCCGTGATATCGCACGTGTTAAAACTGTTTTGACTGAGAAGGCGGGCGCATAA
- the rpsQ gene encoding 30S ribosomal protein S17 yields MSDNIRTQQGRVVSDKMDKSITVAIERFVKHPIYGKFVKRTTKVHAHDENNECGIGDTVEISECRPLSKTKSWTLVKVVEKAKI; encoded by the coding sequence ATGAGCGACAATATTCGTACCCAGCAAGGTCGTGTAGTTAGCGACAAGATGGACAAGTCTATCACTGTTGCTATCGAACGTTTTGTGAAGCACCCAATCTACGGTAAATTCGTTAAGCGTACGACTAAAGTACACGCACATGATGAAAACAACGAGTGTGGCATCGGCGACACAGTTGAGATTTCAGAATGTCGTCCACTGTCTAAGACTAAGTCTTGGACTTTGGTAAAAGTAGTAGAAAAAGCGAAAATCTAA
- the rplN gene encoding 50S ribosomal protein L14 — protein sequence MIQMQSMLDAADNSGARSVMCIKVLGGSHRRYAHVGDIIKVTVKEAIPRGKVKKGDVLKAVVVRTRKGVRRPDGSVIRFDRNACVLLNNNTEAPIGTRIFGPVTRELRTAKFMKIVSLAPEVL from the coding sequence ATGATCCAAATGCAAAGTATGCTGGACGCAGCTGATAACTCAGGCGCTCGCAGCGTAATGTGTATTAAGGTTCTGGGTGGCTCTCACCGTCGTTACGCTCATGTGGGCGACATCATCAAAGTTACCGTGAAAGAAGCAATTCCACGCGGTAAAGTGAAGAAAGGTGATGTACTGAAGGCGGTGGTAGTTCGCACCCGTAAAGGCGTACGTCGACCAGACGGTTCTGTCATTCGCTTCGACCGTAATGCTTGTGTGCTGTTGAACAACAACACCGAGGCACCAATCGGTACACGTATCTTTGGTCCAGTGACTCGTGAACTTCGTACTGCGAAATTCATGAAGATTGTTTCACTGGCTCCAGAAGTTCTGTAA
- the rplX gene encoding 50S ribosomal protein L24, translated as MAAKIRRNDEVIVLAGKDKGKKGKVTKVLATGKVIVEGINLVKKHQKPVPALGIQGGIVEQEAAIDVSNVAIFNAATGKADRIGFRFEDGKKVRFFKSNNETVSN; from the coding sequence ATGGCAGCTAAAATCCGTCGTAATGACGAAGTGATCGTTCTTGCTGGTAAAGACAAAGGCAAGAAAGGTAAAGTAACTAAGGTTCTAGCAACTGGTAAAGTTATCGTAGAAGGTATCAACCTTGTTAAGAAACACCAGAAACCTGTTCCTGCACTAGGTATCCAAGGCGGTATCGTAGAGCAAGAAGCAGCGATCGACGTTTCTAACGTGGCTATCTTCAACGCAGCTACTGGTAAAGCGGACCGTATCGGTTTTCGTTTCGAAGACGGCAAGAAAGTTCGTTTCTTCAAGTCTAACAACGAAACCGTTTCTAACTAA
- the rplE gene encoding 50S ribosomal protein L5, with product MAKLHDYYKSSVVAELTKQFGYTSVMQVPRIEKITLNMGVGEAINDKKLLENAASDMATISGQKPLITKARKSVAGFKIREGYPIGCKVTLRGERMWDFLERLIAIALPRVRDFRGVSAKSFDGRGNYSMGVREQIIFPEIDYDKVDRVRGLDITITTSAANDEEGRALLAAFNFPFRK from the coding sequence ATGGCGAAACTGCATGATTACTACAAGTCGTCTGTAGTCGCTGAACTGACCAAACAGTTCGGTTACACAAGCGTCATGCAAGTCCCTAGAATTGAGAAAATCACCCTCAATATGGGCGTTGGTGAAGCAATCAACGATAAGAAACTACTGGAAAACGCAGCATCTGACATGGCAACCATTTCTGGTCAAAAGCCACTGATCACTAAAGCGCGTAAATCTGTTGCTGGTTTCAAAATTCGTGAAGGCTACCCAATTGGTTGTAAAGTAACCTTGCGTGGCGAACGCATGTGGGATTTTCTGGAGCGCTTAATTGCAATCGCTCTACCACGTGTACGTGACTTCCGCGGTGTTAGCGCTAAGTCTTTTGACGGCCGCGGTAACTACAGCATGGGCGTTCGCGAGCAAATCATCTTTCCGGAAATCGACTACGATAAAGTCGATCGTGTGCGCGGTCTTGATATCACTATCACGACGTCTGCTGCAAACGATGAGGAAGGCCGTGCTCTGCTGGCTGCCTTTAACTTCCCATTCCGTAAGTAA
- the rpsN gene encoding 30S ribosomal protein S14, which yields MAKQSMKAREEKRAKLVAKFAEKRAALKAIISDVNASEEDRWNAVLTLQSLPRDSSASRQRNRCNQTGRPHGYLRKFGLSRIKVREACMKGEIPGLRKASW from the coding sequence ATGGCTAAACAATCAATGAAAGCACGTGAAGAAAAACGTGCAAAGCTAGTAGCTAAGTTCGCAGAAAAGCGTGCAGCGCTAAAAGCTATCATCAGCGATGTAAACGCATCTGAAGAAGATCGTTGGAATGCAGTTCTGACTCTGCAATCTCTTCCACGTGATTCAAGTGCATCACGTCAGCGCAACCGTTGTAACCAAACTGGTCGTCCACACGGTTACCTACGTAAGTTCGGTCTGAGCCGTATTAAAGTTCGTGAAGCTTGCATGAAAGGCGAGATTCCTGGACTTCGTAAGGCTAGCTGGTAA